One genomic segment of Dysosmobacter sp. Marseille-Q4140 includes these proteins:
- a CDS encoding glycosyltransferase family 4 protein produces MKILITTDWYAPAVNGVVTSVKNLRRELEALGHEVRILTLSPDLRSEAAAGITRIGSIGAGRVYPGARLRTALAGRWVRQLVEWGPDVVHSQCEFSTFFLARRIAEELNVPLIHTYHTVYEDYTHYFSPSVRWGRRAAAVFSRWITGQTDCIIAPTGKVRQLLLGYGVTRPVVVIPSGIDLRRFRRPRDPMAETVLRASLDIPADRTVLLFVGRLAAEKNVEELLAARKALGDKPVTLLLVGDGPHRPALEARAAELGLDAPDVIFAGQVPPDQVADWYRLGTVFVSASTSETQGLTYAEALAAGLPVLCRADPCLDGVIRQGENGWQYRTEEEFLRRVEEILDDPARAAELRPTAAASAEPFSAERFARRVERVYLDQISRRSAAEREVSA; encoded by the coding sequence ATGAAAATCCTCATTACCACAGATTGGTACGCGCCGGCGGTGAACGGCGTGGTGACCTCCGTGAAGAATCTGCGCCGGGAGCTGGAGGCCCTGGGCCACGAGGTCCGGATCCTGACGCTGTCGCCGGACCTGCGGTCGGAGGCGGCGGCGGGGATTACCCGCATCGGCTCCATCGGCGCCGGGCGTGTCTATCCCGGGGCCCGGCTGCGGACCGCGCTGGCGGGCCGGTGGGTGCGGCAGCTGGTGGAATGGGGACCCGACGTGGTTCACTCCCAGTGCGAGTTCTCCACCTTCTTCCTGGCCCGGCGCATTGCCGAGGAGCTGAACGTGCCCCTGATCCATACCTACCATACGGTGTATGAGGACTACACCCACTATTTCTCCCCCAGCGTCCGCTGGGGCCGCCGGGCGGCGGCGGTGTTCAGCCGCTGGATCACCGGCCAGACCGACTGCATCATTGCCCCCACCGGCAAGGTGCGCCAGCTGCTGCTGGGCTACGGAGTGACCCGGCCGGTGGTGGTGATCCCCAGCGGCATTGACCTGCGGCGGTTCCGCCGCCCCCGGGACCCTATGGCGGAGACGGTGCTCCGGGCCAGCCTGGACATTCCGGCGGACCGGACAGTGCTGCTGTTCGTGGGACGGCTGGCGGCGGAGAAGAATGTGGAGGAGCTGCTCGCCGCCCGCAAGGCCCTGGGAGACAAGCCTGTGACGCTGCTGCTGGTGGGAGACGGTCCCCACCGCCCGGCCCTGGAGGCCCGGGCGGCGGAGCTGGGCCTGGACGCCCCGGACGTGATCTTTGCCGGGCAGGTGCCGCCGGACCAGGTGGCCGACTGGTACCGCCTGGGCACGGTGTTCGTCAGCGCCTCCACCAGTGAGACCCAGGGCCTGACCTATGCGGAGGCCCTGGCCGCCGGGCTGCCGGTTCTGTGCCGGGCGGACCCCTGCCTGGACGGGGTCATCCGCCAGGGGGAGAACGGCTGGCAGTACCGCACGGAGGAGGAGTTCCTCCGCCGTGTGGAGGAGATCCTGGACGATCCCGCCCGGGCGGCGGAGCTGCGGCCCACCGCCGCAGCATCGGCGGAGCCCTTCTCGGCGGAGCGCTTCGCCCGCCGGGTGGAGCGGGTCTATCTGGATCAGATCAGCCGCCGGAGCGCGGCGGAAAGAGAGGTGTCCGCATGA
- a CDS encoding sulfite exporter TauE/SafE family protein — protein sequence MCLLVCPMLFLAGFVDSVAGGGGLISLPAYLFVGVPVHLAAGTNKVVNAIGTGTAAWRYLRSGKVELRTAVLAAAGALTGGALGARLALWCSEQVLQACVLAALPVAAAVMVWKRDLGQTRSDRWTPRQHAALSALIGLCMGAYDGLIGPGTGTFMILAFTLVLGMDLLTASGCAKAANLASNVASAVVWIAGGKVYWQLAVPAVVCCVAGNWCGARYAIRGGSTKVRRMIFVVLGLLFLKMGWELLT from the coding sequence ATGTGCCTGCTGGTGTGCCCCATGCTGTTCCTGGCGGGATTCGTGGACTCCGTGGCGGGGGGCGGCGGGCTGATCTCTCTGCCGGCTTACCTCTTTGTGGGGGTGCCGGTCCACCTGGCTGCCGGCACCAACAAAGTGGTCAACGCCATCGGCACCGGAACCGCCGCCTGGCGGTACCTGCGCAGCGGCAAGGTGGAGCTGCGGACCGCCGTGCTGGCGGCGGCGGGCGCTCTGACCGGCGGCGCTCTGGGGGCCCGGCTGGCCCTGTGGTGCTCCGAGCAGGTGCTCCAGGCCTGCGTGCTGGCGGCCCTGCCCGTGGCGGCGGCGGTGATGGTGTGGAAGCGGGACCTGGGCCAGACCCGGAGCGACCGCTGGACGCCCCGGCAGCACGCGGCGCTGAGCGCACTCATCGGCCTTTGCATGGGCGCCTATGACGGGCTCATCGGCCCCGGCACCGGCACGTTCATGATCCTGGCCTTCACCCTGGTGCTGGGCATGGACCTGCTGACGGCCTCCGGCTGCGCCAAGGCCGCCAACCTGGCCTCCAATGTGGCCTCCGCCGTGGTGTGGATCGCCGGCGGGAAGGTCTACTGGCAGCTGGCAGTGCCGGCGGTGGTGTGCTGCGTGGCGGGCAACTGGTGCGGCGCCCGGTACGCCATCCGGGGCGGCAGCACCAAGGTCCGGCGGATGATCTTCGTGGTGCTGGGACTGCTGTTTTTGAAGATGGGCTGGGAGCTGCTGACCTGA
- a CDS encoding signal peptidase II: MITLLTAALTLTACTLARWYLERPGRRERSALGGRIKLTALWNRGAAFGLPLGREALMVLSALVLGVTVLFRRRSPFGAGLVLGGGLSNLWERLRYGKVLDYLRFPAAPGKLKKYVYNLADLALFLGALWLALFPREK, from the coding sequence ATGATCACCCTGTTGACCGCAGCCCTGACCCTCACCGCCTGTACGCTGGCGCGGTGGTATCTGGAGCGGCCGGGGCGCCGGGAGCGCAGCGCCCTGGGCGGGCGGATCAAGCTGACGGCCCTTTGGAACAGGGGCGCCGCCTTCGGCCTGCCCCTGGGCCGGGAGGCGCTGATGGTCCTCTCCGCCCTGGTGCTGGGCGTGACGGTGCTCTTTCGCCGCCGGAGCCCCTTCGGCGCCGGGCTGGTGCTGGGCGGCGGGCTCAGCAACCTCTGGGAGCGGCTGCGGTACGGGAAGGTGCTGGACTACCTGCGCTTCCCCGCCGCGCCGGGAAAGCTGAAGAAGTACGTCTACAACCTGGCGGACCTGGCCCTGTTCCTGGGCGCCCTTTGGCTGGCCCTGTTTCCCCGGGAGAAATAA
- a CDS encoding TetM/TetW/TetO/TetS family tetracycline resistance ribosomal protection protein, with protein sequence MKKLVIGILAHVDAGKTTLSEALLYESGAIRRLGRVDHKDAFLDTDAMERERGITIFSKQAVLPLEDTEVTLLDTPGHVDFSAETERTLRVLDCAVLVVSGTDGVQAHTRTLWRLLERYGVPVLLFVNKMDLAGADRTAVLEELRRRLSSGCVDFGAAPEQVAEEAAVCGEAALEQFLDTGAVTDGTLRQLVGERALFPCFFGSALKLEGVKDLLEGLERYAPAPAYPAEFGARVYKISRDGQGARLTHLKVTGGTLRVKDLLRGPGGAWEEKADQLRIYSGAKFKTVEEAPAGTVVAVTGLSRSLPGEGLGFEGQWTGPVLSPVLTYQVQLAEGTDPHTALMKLRQLEEEDPQLHVSWSEAAKELRVQLMGEVQLEILGRLLRDRFGMEVTFGTGAILYRETIAAPAVGIGHFEPLRHYAEVHLLLEPLPRGSGLVFASRCPEDQLDRNWQRLILTHLAEKEHLGVLTGSPITDLKITLLAGRAHDKHTEGGDFRQATYRAVRQGLMSAQSVLLEPWYTFRLELPAAQVGRAISDLQRMNGETDPPETFGEETVLTGAAPVAALRDYAREVTAYTRGQGRLFCQNGGYRPCADQEAVVEALCYDPDRDVENTADSVFCAHGAGYNVRWDQVPAMAHVSSGVSLEEEEVPEDTAPRPRRAMDYAGTLAQDKELQSIFERTYGPVKQRSFQPPPKPRRPVSGETDEKRSIPPRPTGPEYLLVDGYNIIFAWDELKAIARENLDAARKALCDILCNYQGYRKCRVILVFDAYKVKGGQGSVEKYHNIRLVYTKEAETADAYIERATYEIGKHHRVRVATSDGPEQLIILGHGALRLSASAFRAEVEEVQGRIADVLEQNNRAAGARPVRAALEKAQQEKEDAT encoded by the coding sequence ATGAAGAAACTGGTCATCGGCATCCTGGCCCACGTGGACGCGGGCAAGACCACCTTGTCCGAGGCACTGCTCTATGAGAGCGGCGCCATCCGCCGCCTGGGCCGGGTGGACCACAAGGACGCCTTTCTGGACACCGACGCCATGGAGCGGGAGCGGGGCATCACCATCTTCTCCAAGCAGGCGGTGCTGCCCCTGGAGGACACGGAGGTGACGCTGCTGGATACGCCGGGCCACGTGGACTTCTCCGCCGAGACGGAGCGGACGCTGCGGGTGCTGGACTGCGCCGTGCTGGTCGTCAGCGGCACCGACGGTGTCCAGGCCCACACCCGGACGCTGTGGCGGCTGCTGGAGCGGTACGGCGTGCCGGTATTGCTGTTTGTCAACAAGATGGACCTGGCCGGGGCGGATCGCACGGCGGTGCTGGAGGAGCTGCGCCGGCGGCTTTCCTCCGGGTGCGTGGACTTCGGTGCCGCCCCGGAGCAGGTGGCCGAGGAGGCCGCCGTGTGCGGCGAGGCGGCCCTGGAGCAGTTCCTGGATACCGGCGCCGTGACGGACGGGACGCTGCGGCAGCTGGTGGGGGAGCGGGCGCTGTTCCCTTGCTTCTTCGGCTCGGCGCTGAAGCTGGAGGGCGTGAAAGATCTCCTGGAGGGGCTGGAGCGGTACGCCCCAGCCCCGGCCTATCCGGCGGAGTTCGGCGCCCGGGTGTACAAGATCTCCCGGGACGGCCAGGGCGCCCGGCTGACCCATCTGAAAGTCACCGGCGGCACGCTGCGTGTGAAGGATCTGCTCCGGGGCCCCGGCGGCGCCTGGGAGGAGAAAGCGGACCAGCTGCGCATCTACTCCGGCGCCAAATTCAAGACCGTGGAGGAGGCCCCCGCCGGGACGGTGGTGGCTGTCACGGGCCTGAGCCGCTCCCTGCCTGGGGAGGGCCTTGGGTTCGAGGGCCAGTGGACCGGGCCGGTGCTGTCCCCGGTGCTGACCTATCAGGTGCAGCTGGCGGAGGGCACGGACCCCCACACCGCCCTTATGAAGCTGCGGCAGCTGGAAGAGGAGGACCCCCAGCTCCACGTCTCCTGGAGCGAGGCGGCGAAGGAACTGCGGGTGCAGCTGATGGGCGAGGTGCAGCTGGAGATTTTGGGCCGGCTGCTGCGGGACCGGTTCGGCATGGAGGTGACCTTCGGCACCGGCGCCATCTTGTACCGGGAGACCATCGCCGCCCCGGCCGTCGGCATCGGCCACTTCGAGCCTCTGCGCCACTACGCGGAGGTCCATCTGCTGCTGGAGCCCCTGCCCCGGGGCAGCGGACTGGTGTTCGCCTCCCGCTGCCCGGAGGACCAGCTGGACCGGAACTGGCAGCGGCTGATTTTGACCCATCTGGCGGAGAAGGAGCACCTGGGCGTGCTGACCGGCTCCCCCATCACGGATCTGAAGATCACCCTCCTGGCGGGCCGGGCCCACGACAAGCACACCGAGGGCGGCGACTTCCGCCAGGCCACCTACCGGGCGGTGCGCCAGGGGCTCATGTCGGCTCAGAGCGTACTGCTGGAGCCCTGGTACACCTTCCGGCTGGAGCTGCCCGCCGCCCAGGTGGGCCGGGCCATCAGCGACCTCCAGCGGATGAACGGCGAGACGGACCCGCCGGAGACCTTCGGCGAGGAGACGGTCCTCACCGGCGCGGCGCCGGTGGCGGCATTGCGGGATTACGCCCGGGAGGTCACGGCCTACACCCGTGGCCAGGGGCGGCTCTTCTGCCAGAACGGGGGCTACCGCCCCTGCGCCGACCAGGAGGCCGTGGTGGAGGCCCTGTGCTACGACCCGGACCGGGACGTGGAGAACACCGCCGACTCGGTGTTCTGCGCCCACGGCGCGGGGTACAACGTCAGGTGGGATCAGGTGCCCGCTATGGCCCACGTGTCCAGCGGCGTGTCCCTGGAGGAGGAAGAGGTGCCGGAGGACACGGCGCCCCGGCCCCGGCGGGCCATGGACTACGCCGGGACCCTGGCCCAGGACAAGGAATTGCAGTCCATCTTCGAGCGGACCTACGGCCCGGTGAAGCAGCGCTCCTTCCAGCCGCCGCCCAAGCCCCGGCGGCCAGTATCTGGGGAGACGGACGAAAAGCGGTCGATCCCGCCCCGGCCCACGGGGCCGGAGTATCTGCTGGTGGACGGGTACAACATCATCTTCGCCTGGGACGAGCTGAAGGCCATCGCCCGGGAGAACCTGGACGCTGCCCGGAAGGCCCTGTGCGACATCCTCTGCAACTACCAGGGCTACCGCAAGTGCCGGGTGATCCTGGTGTTCGACGCCTACAAGGTCAAGGGCGGCCAGGGCAGTGTGGAGAAGTACCACAACATCCGCCTGGTCTACACCAAGGAGGCCGAGACGGCGGACGCCTATATCGAGCGGGCCACCTATGAGATCGGAAAGCACCACCGGGTGCGTGTGGCCACCTCCGACGGGCCGGAGCAGCTCATCATCCTGGGCCACGGGGCATTGCGGCTGTCGGCCTCCGCCTTCCGGGCGGAGGTGGAGGAGGTCCAGGGCCGGATCGCCGACGTGCTGGAGCAGAACAACCGCGCCGCCGGGGCGAGACCGGTCCGGGCGGCTCTGGAAAAGGCCCAACAGGAAAAGGAGGATGCCACATGA
- a CDS encoding metallopeptidase codes for MEDHVAAFRRADGLAREVLDLARSTLLVHLRFLDLALSRFTPVSYPGTLATDGQKLFYDVYYLLNAYRQEQNRPVRDYLHMVLHCVFHHLFTGPGIDRRCWDLACDIAVEAAIRDLDLPCAACRRDRAQEETLAALAEQVHPLTAEKLYRHFLDQNLRPDQTAQLRQPFLADDHRAWYLPVKGGSSAGGEGQEPPPEGGIPARDKQGRGGSSARRKQDPPSGTEERKELEKAWKEISRRIQVDLETASRRHGLDAGSLVQSLRPVTREHYDYADFLRRYMSLGEVVQVNNDEFDYIFYTYGLSLYGNMPLVEPLEYKEVRRIREFVVAIDTSGSVSGDLVQRFVTKTYNILRQQENFFTKINLHIIQCDAQIQEDAHITCQRDFEDYLAHMELHGFGGTDFRPVFQYVDQLIRDGAFTNLRGMIYFTDGAGIFPERKPDYDAAFVFVGDEGLDPDVPVWAIKLVLQSEEI; via the coding sequence ATGGAGGATCATGTGGCGGCCTTCCGCCGGGCGGACGGCCTGGCCCGGGAGGTGCTGGATCTGGCTCGGAGCACCCTTCTGGTGCACCTGCGGTTTCTGGACCTGGCCCTGAGCCGGTTCACCCCCGTCTCCTATCCCGGCACCCTGGCCACCGACGGCCAGAAGCTCTTTTACGATGTCTACTACCTGCTCAACGCCTACCGCCAGGAGCAGAATCGCCCGGTGCGGGACTATCTGCACATGGTGCTCCACTGCGTGTTCCACCACCTCTTCACCGGCCCCGGCATCGACCGCCGGTGCTGGGATCTGGCCTGCGACATCGCTGTGGAGGCCGCCATCCGGGACCTGGACCTGCCCTGCGCCGCCTGCCGGCGGGACAGGGCCCAGGAGGAGACCCTGGCGGCCCTGGCGGAGCAGGTCCACCCCCTGACGGCAGAAAAGCTCTACCGCCACTTCCTGGACCAGAACCTGCGCCCGGACCAGACCGCCCAGCTGCGCCAGCCCTTCCTGGCGGACGACCACCGGGCCTGGTATCTGCCCGTCAAGGGCGGGTCCAGCGCCGGAGGCGAGGGACAGGAACCCCCGCCGGAGGGCGGCATCCCCGCCCGGGACAAGCAGGGCCGGGGCGGGTCCAGCGCCCGCCGCAAGCAGGATCCCCCCTCCGGGACCGAGGAGCGGAAGGAGCTGGAAAAGGCCTGGAAGGAGATCAGCCGCCGGATCCAGGTGGATCTGGAGACCGCCTCCCGCCGCCACGGCCTGGACGCCGGGTCCCTGGTCCAGAGCCTGCGGCCCGTGACCCGGGAGCACTACGACTACGCTGACTTCCTGCGCCGCTATATGTCCCTGGGCGAGGTGGTGCAGGTCAACAACGACGAGTTCGACTACATCTTCTACACCTACGGTCTCTCCCTCTACGGCAACATGCCCCTGGTGGAGCCCCTGGAGTACAAGGAGGTCCGCCGCATCCGGGAGTTCGTGGTGGCCATCGACACCTCCGGCTCCGTCAGCGGGGACCTGGTCCAGCGGTTCGTCACCAAGACCTACAACATCCTGCGCCAGCAGGAGAACTTCTTCACCAAGATCAACCTCCACATCATCCAGTGCGACGCCCAGATCCAGGAGGACGCCCACATCACCTGCCAGAGGGACTTTGAGGACTACCTGGCCCATATGGAGCTCCACGGCTTCGGCGGCACGGACTTCCGGCCGGTGTTCCAGTACGTGGACCAGCTGATCCGCGACGGGGCCTTCACCAACCTGCGGGGGATGATCTACTTCACCGACGGAGCGGGCATTTTCCCGGAGCGCAAGCCAGACTACGACGCCGCCTTCGTCTTTGTGGGCGACGAGGGCCTGGACCCCGACGTACCGGTGTGGGCCATCAAGCTGGTGCTGCAAAGCGAGGAGATCTGA
- a CDS encoding AAA family ATPase produces the protein MNIQEAKEQIKNAMTAYFTKDEFGRYAVRPEKQRPVFLMGPPGIGKTAVMEQIAQELDVALVSYSMTHHTRQSALGLPFIEKKVFDGKEYQVSEYTMSEIIAAIYETMEESGKREGILFLDEINCVSETLAPSMLQFLQYKIFGRHRVPDGWIVVTAGNPPEYNKSVREFDIVTWDRLKRIDVEPDFDAWKSFALQKGVHPAVLTYLEIRKGDFYKVESTVSGKQFVTARGWDDLSQMLHLYEKNGLPVDEKLVGQYLQNPRIAKEFAIYYDLFNKYRSDYQVDKILAGKAPAAVKKRAKAAKFDERLSLLGLLLDAAVRPLRAVAETEDALRLLLEALRAVKAGMASPDADIQALLDAQLSAQQSLLDSARRAGSLSQEQERARERTMAALRRHKQLAAKAPDDPFAAVKADFDGAVADMKRRAEAAGAQLTHLFGFCEAVFGDGQEMLILVTELTMDPSAARFISRYGCEAYFAHNKELLFYERQREILSQLDQLELP, from the coding sequence ATGAACATCCAAGAAGCCAAGGAACAGATCAAAAACGCCATGACCGCCTACTTCACCAAGGACGAGTTCGGCCGCTATGCCGTCCGTCCGGAGAAGCAGCGCCCTGTATTTCTGATGGGCCCGCCGGGCATCGGCAAGACCGCCGTCATGGAGCAGATCGCCCAGGAGCTGGACGTGGCCCTGGTGTCCTACTCCATGACCCACCACACCCGCCAGAGTGCCCTGGGCCTGCCCTTCATCGAGAAGAAGGTCTTTGACGGCAAGGAGTACCAGGTCTCCGAGTACACCATGAGCGAGATCATCGCCGCCATCTACGAGACCATGGAGGAGAGCGGCAAGCGGGAGGGCATTTTGTTCCTGGACGAGATCAACTGCGTATCCGAGACCCTGGCCCCCTCCATGCTGCAATTTCTGCAGTACAAGATCTTCGGCCGCCACCGGGTACCCGACGGCTGGATCGTGGTCACCGCCGGCAATCCGCCGGAGTACAACAAGTCCGTTCGGGAGTTCGACATCGTCACCTGGGACCGGCTCAAGCGCATCGACGTGGAGCCGGACTTCGACGCCTGGAAGTCCTTCGCCCTGCAAAAGGGCGTCCACCCGGCGGTGCTGACTTACCTGGAGATCCGCAAGGGGGATTTCTACAAGGTGGAGTCCACCGTCAGCGGCAAGCAGTTCGTCACCGCCCGGGGCTGGGACGATCTGAGCCAGATGCTGCACCTGTATGAGAAGAACGGCCTGCCCGTAGATGAGAAGCTGGTGGGCCAGTATCTGCAAAACCCCCGCATCGCCAAGGAGTTCGCCATCTATTACGACCTGTTCAACAAATACCGCAGTGACTATCAGGTGGACAAGATCCTCGCCGGCAAGGCCCCCGCCGCCGTGAAGAAGCGGGCCAAGGCCGCCAAGTTCGACGAGCGGCTGTCCCTGCTGGGGCTGCTGCTGGACGCGGCCGTCCGCCCCCTGCGCGCCGTGGCGGAGACGGAGGACGCCCTCCGTCTGCTGCTGGAGGCCCTGCGGGCCGTGAAGGCTGGGATGGCGTCGCCGGACGCCGACATCCAGGCCCTGCTGGACGCCCAGCTCTCGGCCCAGCAGTCCCTTCTGGACAGCGCCCGCCGGGCCGGCAGCCTGTCCCAGGAGCAGGAGCGGGCCCGGGAGCGGACCATGGCGGCTCTGCGCAGGCACAAACAGCTGGCCGCCAAGGCCCCGGACGATCCCTTTGCCGCCGTCAAGGCGGACTTCGACGGCGCCGTGGCGGACATGAAGCGCCGGGCGGAGGCAGCCGGAGCCCAGCTGACCCACCTGTTCGGCTTCTGCGAGGCGGTCTTTGGAGACGGCCAGGAGATGCTGATCCTGGTGACGGAGCTGACCATGGACCCCAGCGCCGCCCGGTTCATCAGCCGCTACGGCTGCGAGGCCTACTTCGCCCACAACAAGGAGCTGCTGTTCTACGAGCGCCAGCGGGAGATCCTCTCCCAGCTGGACCAGCTGGAGCTGCCCTGA
- a CDS encoding sigma-54-dependent Fis family transcriptional regulator: MDKIKILTIAPYQELEYLVRDIAKDFDNIEMYTFTGYYKNAIQFAKAFPDKEFDVIISRGGTATLVRSLNDTPVVEVEVSTLDLLRVIKQAVQCSPKAAVVSYPDVTARVEMLAQFLRLDIKTFSFELPEQIEETVRRCVRAGYQLIVGGAATREYTVAEGAQFMLIASSRESVEASIRRAIEQYHLMNSVQDRNRLYQSIVDKSDAALFLFSGEKNVQYMNVAARRMLNSVDRLEQFLARNIDVLEKNQRLHLLKKMNNDVYEVNGNAIMIRQQPHYLFELHFRSAGCRVASVAQIENPEEIRRSQQLLGSSELYLRPLAKAIQTAGESMLPVLIQGEVGTCKGLVARKIHGQQVGEITSLICLRCGDLTEKNWNLLLNNADSPIHAMHYTVYLDHVDALTPELQRQVSAYIEDSKMTRRHRLISSSCCDLSAEVARGRFSSRLYMQLSGFTINVPSLAQRREDIPAFVNRMLPQLNTLLSKSVVGMEPDAMELMTRFDWPLNLVQLEKVLRQIMAAPVSFYISAEEVQAVLSNEERKTAAASFDLSGTLEDIERRVIQQVLKEENMNQSAAAKRLGIGRSTLWRKISAGEGQRSN; the protein is encoded by the coding sequence GTGGACAAGATCAAGATACTGACCATTGCGCCGTATCAGGAATTGGAGTATCTGGTGCGGGATATCGCAAAGGATTTTGATAACATTGAGATGTATACGTTTACAGGCTATTACAAGAATGCGATCCAATTTGCCAAGGCGTTTCCGGACAAGGAATTTGACGTGATCATCTCCCGGGGCGGTACGGCGACTTTGGTGCGGTCCTTGAATGATACGCCGGTAGTGGAGGTGGAGGTTTCCACGCTGGATCTGCTGCGGGTAATCAAGCAGGCGGTCCAATGTTCTCCCAAGGCTGCCGTGGTCAGCTATCCCGATGTGACGGCTCGTGTGGAGATGCTGGCGCAGTTTTTGCGGCTGGATATCAAAACGTTTTCCTTTGAACTGCCCGAACAGATTGAGGAGACCGTCCGGCGCTGTGTGCGGGCGGGATATCAGCTGATCGTGGGTGGTGCAGCCACCCGGGAGTATACGGTGGCGGAAGGCGCACAGTTTATGCTGATTGCATCCAGCCGGGAGAGCGTGGAGGCCAGCATCCGGCGTGCAATTGAGCAATATCACCTTATGAACAGCGTCCAGGACAGAAACCGTCTTTATCAGAGCATCGTGGATAAGAGCGACGCCGCGCTGTTCCTTTTTTCGGGAGAGAAAAACGTGCAGTACATGAATGTGGCTGCCCGGCGGATGCTGAACAGCGTAGACCGGCTTGAACAGTTCCTTGCGCGGAATATTGATGTTCTGGAGAAGAATCAGCGGCTGCATTTGCTGAAAAAAATGAATAACGACGTCTATGAAGTCAACGGCAATGCCATCATGATCCGCCAGCAGCCCCATTATCTTTTCGAGCTGCATTTTCGGTCTGCGGGGTGCCGGGTAGCCTCTGTGGCCCAGATCGAAAACCCGGAGGAAATCCGACGCAGCCAACAGCTTTTGGGCTCCAGTGAGCTATACCTGCGCCCTCTGGCAAAGGCCATTCAAACGGCCGGTGAATCCATGCTGCCGGTACTGATCCAGGGGGAGGTGGGGACCTGCAAAGGCCTGGTGGCCCGGAAGATCCACGGACAGCAAGTCGGGGAGATCACCAGCCTGATTTGCCTGCGCTGCGGCGACCTGACGGAGAAAAACTGGAATCTCCTGCTGAACAACGCCGACTCGCCCATTCATGCCATGCATTATACGGTGTATCTCGACCACGTGGACGCCCTGACGCCGGAGCTTCAGCGGCAGGTGTCCGCCTATATCGAGGACAGCAAAATGACACGCCGGCACCGTCTGATCAGTTCTAGCTGCTGCGACCTGTCCGCCGAGGTGGCCAGGGGGCGATTTTCGAGCCGGCTCTATATGCAGCTGAGCGGCTTTACCATCAATGTGCCGTCCCTGGCCCAGCGCCGGGAGGATATTCCTGCATTTGTTAACCGGATGCTTCCCCAGCTCAACACCCTTTTGTCCAAGTCCGTGGTGGGAATGGAGCCGGATGCAATGGAGCTGATGACGCGCTTCGATTGGCCGCTGAATCTGGTTCAGCTGGAGAAAGTCCTGCGGCAGATCATGGCGGCGCCTGTCTCCTTTTATATTTCTGCTGAGGAGGTGCAGGCTGTTTTGAGCAACGAGGAGCGAAAAACGGCGGCGGCTTCCTTTGACTTGTCAGGCACGCTGGAGGACATTGAACGGCGCGTTATACAACAGGTCCTCAAAGAGGAGAATATGAATCAATCTGCCGCCGCAAAACGGCTGGGGATCGGACGCAGTACACTGTGGAGGAAGATCTCTGCCGGAGAAGGGCAGCGTTCAAATTAA
- a CDS encoding 2-keto-3-deoxygluconate permease codes for MKILRTVQKVPGGMMVIPLLLGVVINTVCPSVLQAGGYEKHGLLDEADFDQLVAKYR; via the coding sequence ATGAAAATTTTGAGAACTGTGCAAAAAGTTCCCGGCGGCATGATGGTGATCCCCCTTTTGCTGGGCGTTGTGATCAATACGGTCTGCCCCTCTGTCCTGCAGGCCGGCGGCTATGAAAAGCACGGTCTGCTGGACGAGGCGGACTTTGACCAGTTGGTAGCCAAATACCGCTGA
- a CDS encoding fumarylacetoacetate hydrolase family protein codes for MKLLTCNIQGAEQVCVLSSDERTVYPVQKLGFSDASMNDLIRSFTPEKRKVLEETARQGHPCGVPLSDTQPCAPIPHPVGNVICLGENYMRHAEESYRFQKVDYHGEQPYAVYFDKKVLRAVGDGEPIDGHLDFVTKLDYECELAVILGKDALHVSPEDVHEYLFGYSVANDVSARDVQYRHKQNFLGKSLDSFFAMGPVIVTADQFPCPPALPIRCYVNGELRQSSITDQVFFDIRHIVSELSRCMTLPAGTIIITGTPAGVGMGMEPPCFLKEGDVITCEIDGIGRITNTIRSGSAG; via the coding sequence ATGAAACTTCTCACCTGTAACATACAAGGAGCAGAGCAGGTCTGCGTGCTTTCCTCTGATGAGCGCACGGTATATCCCGTTCAGAAGCTGGGGTTTTCCGACGCCTCCATGAATGATCTGATCCGGAGCTTTACTCCGGAAAAGCGCAAGGTCCTGGAGGAAACCGCCCGTCAGGGCCACCCGTGCGGAGTCCCTCTGTCGGATACGCAGCCCTGTGCGCCCATTCCGCACCCGGTTGGAAACGTGATCTGCCTGGGAGAAAACTACATGCGCCACGCCGAGGAATCCTATCGCTTTCAGAAGGTGGATTACCACGGCGAACAGCCCTATGCAGTCTACTTTGACAAGAAGGTCCTCCGGGCCGTGGGAGACGGAGAACCCATTGACGGCCATCTGGATTTTGTCACCAAACTGGACTACGAGTGCGAATTAGCCGTAATTTTAGGCAAGGATGCTCTTCACGTCTCTCCGGAAGATGTCCACGAGTACCTATTTGGATACAGCGTTGCCAACGATGTCAGCGCCCGGGATGTACAGTATCGCCATAAGCAGAATTTTCTGGGGAAAAGCCTGGACTCCTTCTTTGCCATGGGACCGGTTATCGTCACTGCCGACCAGTTCCCCTGCCCGCCTGCGCTGCCGATCCGCTGCTATGTCAACGGGGAACTGCGCCAAAGCAGCATTACCGATCAGGTGTTTTTCGATATCCGCCATATTGTCAGCGAACTCTCCCGCTGCATGACCTTGCCTGCCGGCACAATCATTATTACCGGCACGCCTGCGGGCGTCGGGATGGGCATGGAGCCTCCCTGTTTTTTAAAAGAGGGCGATGTGATCACCTGCGAAATTGACGGCATCGGCCGTATCACCAACACCATCCGCTCCGGCTCCGCCGGTTAA